In a single window of the Chondrocystis sp. NIES-4102 genome:
- a CDS encoding fructose 1,6-bisphosphatase I produces MENFDNGVIPEYSLDRDCQTLSRHVLQQFADFTTQAQDVSAIMNRIALAAKLISRRLSRAGLMAGALGFTGETNVQGESVKKMDIYANDVFISVFKQSGLVCRLASEEMENPYYIPENCPIGRYTLLYDPIDGSSNVDINLNVGSIFSLRQQQGNNNTEDAEDLLENGDRQIAAGYILYGPSTVLVYTIGTGVHSFILDPSLGEFILAEENITIPNHGPVYSVNEGNYWQWEESIREYIRYVHRHEGYTARYSGALVGDFHRILLQGGVFLYPGTVKKPEGKLRLLYESAPLAMLAEQAGGKASTGIERILSVVPSKIHQRTPFFVGSKEDVDLVESFIQDWTRRKSEKSAFV; encoded by the coding sequence ATGGAAAATTTCGACAACGGTGTCATTCCAGAATATAGCCTGGATAGAGACTGTCAAACTCTATCTAGACACGTGTTACAACAGTTTGCTGATTTCACAACTCAAGCCCAAGATGTGAGTGCGATTATGAATCGTATCGCCTTAGCAGCCAAGCTAATCAGTCGTCGTTTGAGTAGGGCTGGGTTAATGGCGGGGGCATTAGGGTTTACAGGGGAAACCAATGTACAAGGGGAATCAGTAAAAAAAATGGACATCTATGCCAATGATGTCTTTATCTCTGTGTTTAAGCAAAGTGGCTTAGTATGTCGTTTAGCTTCGGAGGAGATGGAGAATCCTTATTACATACCTGAAAATTGCCCCATAGGACGTTATACCCTGTTATATGATCCCATAGATGGATCTTCTAATGTAGATATAAATCTTAATGTTGGATCAATCTTTTCCTTACGCCAACAACAAGGAAATAATAATACTGAGGATGCAGAAGATCTCTTAGAAAATGGCGATCGCCAAATAGCAGCAGGTTATATTTTATACGGCCCTTCCACTGTACTAGTCTATACTATAGGCACAGGAGTTCATTCCTTTATTCTTGATCCGAGTTTGGGGGAATTTATTTTAGCGGAAGAAAATATTACTATTCCTAATCACGGCCCAGTTTACAGTGTTAATGAAGGGAATTATTGGCAGTGGGAGGAATCTATTCGAGAATATATTCGCTATGTCCACCGTCACGAAGGTTATACAGCGCGCTACAGTGGGGCATTAGTGGGGGATTTTCATCGAATTTTACTACAAGGAGGTGTATTTCTCTATCCAGGGACAGTTAAAAAACCAGAAGGAAAACTACGATTATTATATGAATCAGCACCTCTTGCTATGTTAGCAGAACAAGCAGGCGGAAAAGCTAGTACTGGTATTGAGAGAATCTTAAGTGTAGTACCAAGTAAAATCCATCAGCGAACTCCGTTTTTTGTAGGTAGTAAGGAAGATGTTGATCTTGTAGAATCCTTTATTCAAGATTGGACACGTCGTAAATCAGAAAAATCAGCTTTCGTGTAA
- a CDS encoding LuxR family transcriptional regulator: MKDNSQRDNKKLLLIDDDPNLILLVKDYLEFRGYNVDTAENGREALELLDNNVPDMIICDIMMPEMDGYSLVKHIREEPATNRIPVLFLSAKGQSQDKVKGLNEGADVYMVKPFEPEELVAQVESSLNQIKRWEQGRPKSLEGAPTIHVPHNVELTPTELKVVQLVAKGMANREIAKQLNVSQRTIESHVSNMLNKTSLNNRTELARWAIESSMA; encoded by the coding sequence ATGAAAGATAATTCTCAGAGAGATAATAAAAAACTGCTGCTGATAGATGATGACCCAAATTTAATTCTACTAGTTAAGGATTACTTAGAATTTAGAGGTTATAACGTAGATACAGCAGAAAATGGTCGAGAAGCCTTAGAGCTATTGGATAATAATGTTCCTGATATGATTATTTGCGATATTATGATGCCAGAGATGGATGGATATTCTTTAGTTAAGCATATCCGCGAAGAGCCAGCGACTAATAGAATTCCTGTTTTATTTCTTTCTGCCAAAGGTCAAAGTCAGGATAAGGTAAAAGGACTCAATGAAGGTGCAGATGTTTATATGGTAAAACCTTTTGAACCAGAGGAACTAGTAGCACAAGTAGAATCCTCCCTTAATCAAATTAAACGCTGGGAACAAGGTCGTCCAAAGAGTTTAGAAGGCGCGCCAACCATCCATGTACCTCATAATGTCGAATTAACTCCTACAGAGTTAAAAGTGGTGCAGTTAGTCGCTAAAGGGATGGCTAATCGTGAAATTGCCAAACAATTAAATGTTAGCCAAAGAACTATTGAAAGTCATGTATCTAATATGCTCAATAAAACTAGTTTAAATAATCGCACAGAATTAGCGCGCTGGGCAATTGAAAGTAGTATGGCATAA
- a CDS encoding ABC transporter-related protein — protein MEHSVILQLTNITKTYANRVNSAKNNQSTVVLDNVSLTLEHGELLGLLGPSGCGKTTLLRIVAGFEAISQGTVEIAGKVVATNCDSLAAEKRHTGMVFQDYALFPHLTVAENIAYGLKNQHKKHHQGRLANSKPLTTQITRRVGEVLELVGLSGLEKRYPHQLSGGQQQRIALARALAPQPSLILLDEPLSNLDVQVRHRLRGEIRSILKAAGTSAIFVTHDREEALAISDKIAVMRQGKLEQVGTPEEIYLNPASRFVAEFVTQANFIPATRRGEVWETEIGSIAIATADFIDNGDHPKDTYTTQGDLMLRQEDITLVSDPTSSLIVRERQFLGREYQYCVETRSGKKIHTRSNLPSQAIAIGEKVSLSLNISSPRIFPVSPVPQEHLATIA, from the coding sequence ATGGAACACTCAGTAATTCTCCAGCTAACAAATATCACTAAAACCTATGCCAATCGTGTAAACTCGGCTAAAAATAATCAATCAACGGTAGTTTTAGATAACGTTAGTTTAACTTTAGAGCATGGAGAATTATTAGGTTTACTTGGGCCTTCTGGGTGTGGTAAAACAACTTTACTAAGAATTGTGGCGGGGTTTGAAGCAATTTCTCAAGGAACAGTAGAAATAGCAGGAAAAGTAGTTGCGACTAATTGTGATTCTTTAGCAGCAGAAAAACGCCATACAGGTATGGTATTCCAAGACTATGCTTTATTTCCCCATTTAACAGTAGCTGAAAATATTGCCTATGGATTAAAAAATCAGCATAAAAAACATCACCAAGGCAGATTAGCTAATAGTAAACCCTTAACTACCCAAATAACACGACGAGTTGGGGAAGTTTTAGAATTAGTAGGACTAAGCGGGTTAGAGAAACGTTACCCCCATCAATTATCTGGAGGACAACAGCAAAGAATTGCTTTAGCTAGGGCTTTAGCCCCTCAACCTTCCCTTATATTATTAGATGAACCTTTAAGTAATTTAGATGTACAAGTAAGACACCGACTTAGGGGCGAAATCCGTTCAATTTTAAAAGCAGCAGGAACATCAGCAATTTTTGTCACTCACGATCGCGAAGAAGCTTTAGCCATCTCCGATAAAATCGCGGTAATGCGTCAAGGGAAATTAGAGCAAGTAGGTACTCCAGAAGAAATTTATCTTAATCCTGCATCGCGCTTTGTTGCAGAATTTGTCACGCAAGCCAATTTTATACCTGCTACCCGTCGAGGAGAAGTATGGGAGACAGAAATCGGCTCAATAGCGATCGCAACGGCTGATTTTATCGATAATGGTGATCATCCCAAAGATACATACACTACTCAGGGAGATTTAATGTTACGTCAAGAAGATATTACTTTAGTAAGCGATCCTACATCCTCCCTAATAGTTAGAGAAAGACAGTTTTTAGGCAGAGAATATCAGTACTGCGTAGAAACAAGATCTGGGAAAAAAATTCATACTCGTAGCAATTTACCATCTCAGGCGATCGCCATAGGAGAGAAAGTAAGTTTATCCTTAAATATTTCTTCCCCCCGTATATTTCCTGTCTCCCCAGTCCCTCAAGAACATTTGGCTACAATTGCCTAA
- a CDS encoding ferredoxin--nitrite reductase — protein MSIQADPQIKLNKIEKVKAEKDGLDVKDELEHFAKIGWEAVESTDLETRLKWLGIFYRPVTPGQFMVRMRIPNGVVTSEQMQVLGSAIERYGDEGTADITTRQNIQLRGVHLEDIPEIFRSFKEVGLTSIQSGMDNVRNLTGSPVSGIDPNELIDTRQVMQKVQDMITNYGEGNYTFSNLPRKFNIAIEGARDNSIHAELNDLALIPAYKDGVLGFNVLVGGYLSAQRCAESIPLGVWIPNDDHQVVELARAVLTVYTENGGREGLRATRPKARLMWLIEAWGMEKFRAEIEKELGRSLADAAVEDEITEDKKDHLGIHPQKQPGFNYVGLHVPMGRLSAESMFELARLADVYGQGEIRLTVEQNVIIPYIADTNLETFLSEPLLEKFTINPSTLTRSVISCTGARYCNFALIETKQRALKLAQELDQELDIPQRVRLHWTGCPNSCGQAQAGDIGLMGTKVRKDGQAVEGAKIFTGGKVGKDAQLGTLVNQGVACEDLKDTLRELLIAEFGAKVKEGAISQI, from the coding sequence ATGAGTATTCAAGCCGATCCTCAAATAAAACTTAACAAAATAGAAAAAGTCAAAGCAGAAAAAGATGGACTAGATGTTAAAGATGAGCTAGAACATTTTGCTAAAATTGGCTGGGAGGCGGTAGAGTCAACGGATCTTGAGACACGTCTTAAATGGTTAGGTATTTTTTATCGTCCTGTAACTCCTGGGCAATTTATGGTGAGAATGAGAATTCCCAATGGAGTAGTTACTAGTGAGCAAATGCAGGTCTTAGGTAGTGCTATTGAGCGTTATGGCGACGAAGGAACAGCAGATATTACTACCCGTCAAAACATTCAATTACGCGGAGTTCATCTAGAAGATATTCCCGAAATCTTCCGCAGCTTTAAAGAGGTAGGTCTTACAAGCATTCAGTCAGGAATGGACAACGTTCGCAATTTAACGGGTTCTCCAGTATCAGGTATTGATCCAAATGAATTGATTGATACACGACAAGTGATGCAGAAAGTGCAGGATATGATCACTAATTATGGAGAGGGAAACTACACTTTTAGCAATTTACCCCGTAAATTTAATATTGCGATCGAAGGTGCGAGAGATAATTCTATCCACGCTGAATTAAACGATTTGGCTCTTATTCCTGCCTATAAAGATGGTGTTCTAGGTTTTAATGTTTTGGTAGGAGGGTATCTTTCCGCCCAACGCTGCGCTGAATCAATTCCTTTAGGAGTATGGATTCCTAATGATGATCATCAGGTGGTAGAATTAGCCCGCGCTGTTTTAACGGTTTATACGGAAAATGGTGGGCGTGAAGGTTTAAGAGCCACCCGTCCTAAAGCTCGTTTGATGTGGTTAATTGAAGCTTGGGGAATGGAAAAATTCCGCGCCGAGATTGAAAAGGAATTGGGTAGATCTTTGGCAGATGCTGCTGTAGAGGATGAAATTACCGAAGATAAGAAAGACCATTTAGGGATACATCCTCAAAAACAACCAGGCTTTAATTATGTCGGTTTACACGTTCCTATGGGACGTTTATCAGCAGAGTCTATGTTTGAGCTTGCTAGATTAGCCGATGTATACGGTCAGGGTGAAATTCGTTTAACAGTTGAGCAAAATGTGATCATTCCTTATATTGCTGATACTAATTTGGAAACTTTTTTGAGTGAACCTTTGTTGGAGAAATTTACTATTAATCCTAGTACCTTAACGCGTTCTGTGATTTCCTGTACAGGGGCGCGCTACTGTAATTTTGCTCTAATTGAAACTAAACAACGAGCTTTAAAACTCGCCCAAGAATTAGACCAAGAATTAGATATTCCTCAGCGTGTTCGTCTTCATTGGACAGGATGCCCAAATTCCTGTGGACAAGCTCAAGCAGGCGATATTGGGTTAATGGGTACAAAAGTACGTAAAGATGGTCAAGCGGTTGAGGGAGCAAAAATCTTTACTGGTGGAAAGGTTGGTAAAGATGCCCAATTGGGTACTTTGGTTAATCAAGGTGTTGCTTGTGAAGATCTTAAAGATACCCTACGTGAGCTTTTGATTGCAGAATTTGGTGCAAAAGTTAAAGAAGGCGCAATTAGCCAAATTTAG
- a CDS encoding peptidase M48 Ste24p has translation MTISKQALIGLNADRFRHPLDLQATNALKQLPGIDIAIRSILGSVAEQFFYLNNIASSVLVSEKQLPHLHKLLIEACEILDLEPPQLYVQQNPTPNAYTFAMKGKQPFVVLHTSLIEMLTPEEIQAVIAHELGHLKCEHGVYLTMANVLVLAANLLPSWGTVLAQSLQEQMLQWVRCAEFSCDRAALLAIQDPKVVMSVLMKLAGGSPTLAPQLNLDAFIEQAKAYDSVSTGSLGQMLQVAQTAQLTHPVPVIRAREIDRWASSAEYQAIVEKEKLAEGKLGWSNW, from the coding sequence ATGACCATATCCAAACAAGCTCTAATTGGTTTAAATGCCGATCGCTTTCGCCACCCACTAGATTTACAAGCAACCAATGCCCTCAAACAATTACCAGGAATAGATATTGCTATTCGTAGTATTTTAGGTTCAGTTGCCGAGCAATTCTTTTATTTAAACAATATTGCTTCTAGCGTTTTGGTGAGTGAAAAACAATTACCTCATCTCCACAAATTACTAATAGAAGCCTGTGAAATTCTAGATTTAGAACCACCACAGTTATATGTACAACAAAATCCGACACCCAATGCTTACACCTTTGCGATGAAGGGAAAACAGCCTTTTGTAGTCTTACACACTTCTTTGATAGAAATGCTGACTCCAGAGGAAATTCAGGCGGTAATTGCCCATGAATTAGGTCATCTTAAGTGTGAACATGGAGTTTATTTAACGATGGCGAATGTCTTGGTGTTGGCAGCCAATTTACTACCTAGCTGGGGGACAGTTTTAGCCCAATCTTTACAGGAACAAATGCTGCAATGGGTACGTTGTGCAGAGTTCAGTTGCGATCGCGCTGCACTTTTAGCTATTCAAGATCCCAAAGTAGTTATGTCAGTCTTGATGAAGCTTGCAGGAGGTTCTCCCACACTTGCCCCACAGTTAAATTTAGATGCTTTTATTGAACAAGCCAAGGCTTACGACTCTGTAAGTACAGGTAGTTTAGGACAAATGCTGCAAGTTGCCCAAACTGCACAATTAACCCATCCTGTACCTGTAATTCGTGCCAGAGAAATAGATCGCTGGGCAAGTTCTGCCGAATATCAAGCGATAGTGGAGAAGGAAAAGTTAGCCGAAGGCAAGTTAGGCTGGAGTAATTGGTAA
- a CDS encoding Mo-dependent nitrogenase family protein: MSTVQDKIENLHLSSWINSLHQRKLFVNKTQNQKLDLFSPLRQWLNNLEVKNSAVAHRICKLVPNQCPFEREIKLFGRTIIKIPPMCKLNPLYNEVVGLRFRAICYLADVCGEDVSVYC; the protein is encoded by the coding sequence ATGAGTACAGTACAAGACAAAATTGAAAACCTACACCTAAGTTCTTGGATTAATTCATTACACCAGAGAAAATTATTTGTAAATAAAACTCAAAACCAGAAGCTAGATTTATTTTCACCCCTGCGTCAATGGTTAAATAATCTTGAGGTTAAAAATAGTGCTGTTGCCCATCGTATTTGTAAATTAGTGCCTAATCAATGTCCATTTGAGCGTGAAATCAAGCTATTTGGGCGCACAATTATCAAAATTCCGCCTATGTGTAAACTTAATCCTCTCTATAATGAGGTGGTTGGGCTGCGTTTTCGGGCAATTTGTTATCTAGCAGATGTCTGTGGTGAAGACGTTAGTGTGTATTGTTAA